From a single Lolium rigidum isolate FL_2022 unplaced genomic scaffold, APGP_CSIRO_Lrig_0.1 contig_70768_1, whole genome shotgun sequence genomic region:
- the LOC124682214 gene encoding neutral/alkaline invertase 1, mitochondrial-like, which translates to MAAAAISHLRRGAQRHALLHLSRRHFANSPLTAAAPLAAAAARRLLSTTVEPATSAAAGSYKPPPLDPFRAALAPASPPLEAPPLDELPTAPSHSETASAAAAAPEQDPVDLQHEELDGLKAGVKAVRSREESPQEKEAWWLLNRAVVNYCGSAVGTVAANDPSTANHMLNYDQVFIRDFVPSAIAFLLRGESDIVKNFLLHTLQLQSWEKTVDCYSPGQGLMPASFKVRSVPLDGNNEAFEEVLDPDFGESAIGRVAPVDSGLWWIILLRAYGKITGDYALQERVDVQTGIRLILNLCLSDGFDMFPTLLVTDGSCMIDRRMGIHGHPLEIQALFYSALRCAREMVNIDDGSKNLIRVINNRLSALSFHIREYYWVDMKKINEIYRYKTEEYSHDAINKFNIYPEQIPSWLADWIPEKGGYLIGNLQPAHMDFRFFSLGNLWAIVSSLATPKQAEGILNLIETKWDDIVANMPLKICYPALEYEEWRIITGCDPKNTPWSYHNGGSWPTLLWQFTLACIKMGRPDLARRAVEAVEKKLSDDKWPEYYDTRNGRFIGKQSRLYQTWTIAGFLSSKMLLDCPEMASILICDEDLDLLEGCACGANKSARVKCSRRAARSQVLV; encoded by the exons atggcggccgccgcCATCTCCCACCTCCGCCGGGGCGCGCAGCGGCACGCGCTCCTCCACCTCTCGCGCCGCCACTTCGCCAACTCCCCcctcaccgccgccgcgcccctcgccgccgccgccgcacgccgcctccTCTCCACCACAGTGGAACCCgccacgtcggcggcggcgggaagcTACAAGCCCCCGCCCCTCGACCCCTTCCGCGCCGCGCTCGCCCCAGCGTCGCCGCCGCTCGAGGCGCCCCCCCTCGACGAGCTCCCCACCGCCCCGTCGCACTCTGAGACAGCGTCTGCGGCCGCCGCGGCGCCCGAGCAGGATCCGGTGGATTTGCAGCACGAGGAGTTGGACGGCCTCAAGGCCGGGGTGAAGGCCGTGAGGAGCAGGGAGGAGTCGCCGCAGGAGAAGGAGGCGTGGTGGCTGCTCAACCGCGCGGTCGTCAACTACTGCGGCAGCGCGGTCGGGACGGTGGCCGCCAACGACCCGTCCACGGCCAACCACATGCTCAATTACGACCAGGTGTTTATCCGGGACTTCGTGCCCTCTGCCATCGCGTTCCTCCTCAGGGGTGAGAGCGACATCGTCAAGAACTTCTTGCTGCACACCCTGCAGCTCCAG AGTTGGGAGAAGACAGTGGATTGCTACAGTCCTGGTCAGGGGTTGATGCCTGCTAGTTTTAAAGTCAGATCTGTGCCTTTAGATGGAAACAATGAAGCATTTGAGGAGGTTCTTGACCCTGACTTTGGGGAATCGGCCATTGGGCGTGTAGCACCTGTTGACTCTG GGCTTTGGTGGATAATTCTATTGAGGGCATATGGTAAAATTACTGGAGACTATGCACTACAAGAAAGAGTTGATGTGCAGACAGGCATCAGACTAATCCTCAATTTGTGCTTGTCTGATGGATTTGACATGTTTCCTACATTGCTAGTCACTGATGGATCATGCATGATTGATCGGAGGATGGGAATCCATGGGCATCCTCTCGAGATCCAG GCTCTGTTTTATTCTGCTTTGCGCTGTGCCCGTGAAATGGTCAATATAGATGATGGGTCTAAGAACTTGATCCGTGTTATCAACAACAGGCTCAGTGCTCTGTCATTTCACATAAGAGAGTACTATTGGGTGGACATGAAGAAGATAAATGAGATTTACCGCTACAAGACTGAGGAGTACTCACATGATGCTATCAATAAGTTCAACATCTACCCAGAGCAAATCCCATCTTGGCTTGCAGATTGGATTCCTGAGAAAGGTGGTTATCTTATAGGAAACCTACAACCAGCTCACATGGATTTCAGGTTCTTTTCTCTAGGAAATCTCTGGGCGATTGTTTCCTCTTTAGCCACTCCAAAGCAAGCAGAGGGTATCCTGAATCTCATTGAAACCAAATGGGATGATATAGTTGCAAATATGCCTCTCAAAATATGTTACCCTGCTCTGGAGTATGAGGAATGGCGTATTATCACTGGTTGTGACCCCAAAAACAC GCCCTGGTCATATCATAATGGTGGATCTTGGCCTACGTTGCTGTGGCAG TTCACTCTAGCCTGTATAAAGATGGGTAGGCCTGACTTGGCAAGGAGGGCTGTTGAGGCCGTGGAGAAGAAGCTCTCGGATGACAAGTGGCCAGAATATTATGACACGAGGAATGGAAGGTTTATTGGAAAACAGTCGAGGCTATACCAAACCTGGACAATTGCAGGGTTTCTTAGCTCAAAAATGCTTTTGGACTGTCCAGAGATGGCATCAATATTAATATGTGACGAAGATCTCGATCTACTAGAAGGGTGTGCTTGTGGCGCGAACAAGAGTGCTCGCGTCAAATGCTCTCGTCGTGCAGCGAGGTCTCAAGTCCTTGTGTAG